The Prochlorococcus marinus str. MIT 9301 genome window below encodes:
- a CDS encoding glycosyltransferase family 4 protein: MKRKICQLCGVQFTYEKFLKNLCSELVSHNYEVTSIFKWDEIEIMPEQKGVKFKNIFFERKISFFSLIKTTYQLFKYFQKEKFDIIEIHTPSASIPGRIAAKLARIKVVIYKVHGYYFHENMNFFNKMFHIYIEFFLAKLTDYIFTVSKEDEIFSKVFGFKKTEKIFYIGNGVNKNFFYPASKLDITNAKADFGVSDDLFIIGIVCRLVDEKGLLELFKAFDIIARNNKSIGLFVCGNKLKSDYKKGLEKELEILKDKYENRIFTPGHVKDVYRVYRVMDLFCLPSYREGLPYTLLEAMMSGIPVVASNIRGNREIITHNKNGLLCKPKSVYSLKNALEELIENKNKRDEFSKEALNNVLENYDSAKVLDREIKLIDKLSLKFF, from the coding sequence ATGAAAAGAAAAATATGTCAATTATGTGGAGTTCAATTTACCTATGAGAAATTTTTAAAAAATCTATGTTCTGAATTGGTTAGTCATAATTATGAAGTGACTTCAATTTTTAAATGGGATGAAATTGAAATCATGCCTGAACAAAAGGGAGTCAAATTTAAAAATATTTTTTTTGAAAGAAAAATTTCTTTTTTTTCATTAATCAAGACTACTTATCAATTATTTAAGTATTTTCAAAAAGAAAAATTTGACATAATTGAGATTCATACTCCTTCTGCATCAATTCCTGGGAGGATTGCAGCAAAACTTGCAAGAATTAAAGTCGTTATTTATAAAGTTCATGGTTATTATTTTCATGAAAATATGAATTTTTTTAATAAAATGTTTCATATTTATATAGAGTTTTTCCTTGCAAAATTAACTGATTATATTTTTACTGTTTCTAAAGAAGATGAAATATTTTCTAAAGTATTTGGATTCAAGAAAACAGAGAAAATTTTTTACATTGGCAATGGAGTTAATAAGAATTTTTTTTATCCGGCCTCTAAATTAGATATTACGAATGCTAAGGCTGATTTTGGAGTTAGTGATGATTTATTTATTATTGGAATAGTCTGTAGATTAGTAGATGAGAAGGGATTATTAGAATTATTCAAAGCCTTTGATATTATTGCTCGAAATAACAAAAGTATAGGATTATTTGTTTGTGGGAATAAATTAAAAAGCGACTATAAAAAAGGTTTAGAAAAAGAACTTGAAATTTTAAAAGATAAATATGAAAATAGAATTTTTACACCTGGTCATGTAAAAGATGTTTATAGGGTATATAGAGTTATGGATTTATTCTGTCTCCCTTCATATAGAGAAGGGCTTCCATACACCTTATTAGAGGCAATGATGTCGGGTATTCCAGTAGTAGCAAGTAATATTAGAGGAAATAGAGAAATTATTACTCATAATAAAAATGGCCTTCTTTGCAAACCAAAAAGTGTTTATTCATTAAAAAATGCACTGGAGGAACTTATTGAAAATAAAAATAAAAGGGATGAATTTTCTAAAGAAGCTCTAAATAACGTTTTGGAAAATTACGATTCAGCCAAAGTTTTAGACAGAGAAATTAAACTTATTGATAAATTAAGCTTAAAGTTTTTTTGA
- a CDS encoding NAD-dependent epimerase/dehydratase family protein, which yields MKEKILISGCTGLTGKYATLKILNKYKNIEVIGFSRDINKSFSSNSFTFLQGDANKTSFWRELLKKFRPNTILINSNIRHFLPFLEAIDTLDIEEFPRVVIVSTTGIFSKFNSYNFLYKQIEGKIKSYRGNFLILRPSLIYGSKNDKNISKLIRFVHKFRFSFSFGSGLNYFQPIFYKDLGWAISEVLLNKNISGEYNLTGKNCITFIEILKLISFNLKKNLINIKLPLKLTGNILLFVEKYLRFTILPITSEQVFRMSENKCYSHLKAKEDFGFEPISFQDGIKLQIDEMIVQGDL from the coding sequence ATGAAAGAAAAAATCTTAATATCTGGTTGTACAGGTTTGACTGGCAAATACGCAACTCTTAAAATATTAAATAAATATAAGAATATTGAAGTGATAGGTTTTTCTAGAGATATTAATAAATCTTTCTCAAGTAATTCATTCACTTTTTTACAAGGCGATGCAAATAAAACGTCATTTTGGCGAGAATTACTTAAAAAGTTTAGACCTAATACAATTCTAATTAATTCAAATATTAGGCATTTTTTACCTTTCCTAGAAGCTATAGATACTTTAGATATAGAAGAATTTCCTAGAGTTGTTATAGTCTCTACTACTGGTATTTTTTCTAAATTCAACTCATATAATTTTTTATATAAACAAATAGAGGGTAAAATTAAATCTTATAGAGGCAATTTCTTGATCTTAAGACCTTCACTAATTTATGGTTCAAAAAACGATAAAAATATCTCAAAATTAATTAGGTTTGTACATAAATTTAGATTTTCATTTTCTTTTGGGAGTGGCTTGAATTATTTTCAACCAATTTTTTATAAAGATTTAGGTTGGGCTATTTCAGAGGTTTTACTTAATAAAAATATTTCTGGTGAATATAATCTTACTGGAAAAAACTGCATCACTTTTATTGAGATTCTTAAATTAATTAGCTTTAATCTTAAAAAAAATCTTATTAATATAAAACTTCCTTTGAAATTAACTGGAAATATATTGCTTTTTGTTGAGAAATATTTGAGGTTTACTATTCTTCCTATTACGAGTGAACAAGTTTTCCGAATGTCTGAAAATAAATGCTACAGTCATTTAAAAGCAAAAGAAGACTTCGGATTTGAGCCTATTAGTTTTCAAGATGGTATTAAGTTACAAATTGATGAAATGATCGTGCAAGGAGATTTATGA
- a CDS encoding MraY family glycosyltransferase gives MIVFFSILIFIFSYYLYKQYIYLTDKKLKILLDRPTSFRNLHTKETPTSGGIVFGLIALLSSFFFGMQTMIISSPLLVLGFFDDIFKLSSKIRILFQIFVSILLLNNLRLISFINYKDVNVTSFLILFTLTFFSTAIINFTNFMDGSDGLVGGVFFIFFVYLALFHNILYLPFSLSLLAFLIFNWSPAKIFMGDSGSTYLGSLLVAICFGQKTFNNAMGLFLILSPLYIDALFTLILRFFYERKKIFKPHKKHFYQRMISNGCSKKKIALIFSISILINSIAYESVGLIGVISCVILELMIGLFLNRLFALPFRKD, from the coding sequence ATGATTGTATTTTTCTCAATATTAATTTTCATTTTTTCTTATTATTTATATAAACAATATATTTATTTAACTGACAAAAAACTGAAAATACTTTTAGATAGACCAACAAGTTTTCGTAATCTACATACAAAAGAAACCCCTACGAGTGGTGGTATTGTTTTTGGCTTAATAGCACTATTATCTAGCTTCTTTTTTGGAATGCAAACCATGATAATTTCATCTCCATTATTAGTATTAGGTTTTTTTGATGATATTTTTAAATTATCTTCAAAAATAAGAATTTTATTTCAAATTTTTGTAAGTATTCTTTTATTAAATAATTTAAGATTAATTAGTTTTATAAATTACAAAGATGTAAATGTAACTTCTTTTTTAATCCTTTTTACACTTACTTTTTTTTCGACAGCAATTATAAATTTTACAAATTTCATGGATGGTTCTGATGGACTAGTTGGAGGAGTTTTCTTTATCTTTTTTGTTTATTTAGCATTATTTCATAACATTTTATATCTTCCATTTTCTCTGTCATTATTAGCGTTTCTAATTTTCAATTGGTCTCCCGCAAAAATTTTCATGGGAGATTCTGGTAGTACTTACTTAGGCTCACTTCTTGTAGCAATATGCTTTGGTCAAAAAACATTCAATAACGCAATGGGCCTGTTTCTTATATTAAGCCCACTTTATATTGATGCCCTTTTTACATTAATTCTTAGGTTCTTTTATGAAAGAAAAAAAATATTCAAACCTCACAAAAAACATTTTTATCAAAGGATGATTTCAAATGGTTGCAGCAAGAAAAAAATAGCTTTAATTTTTTCAATCTCAATATTAATAAATTCTATTGCTTATGAGAGTGTAGGATTAATAGGAGTTATTTCTTGTGTAATACTTGAACTAATGATAGGTTTATTTCTTAATCGATTATTTGCATTACCATTTAGAAAAGATTAA
- a CDS encoding polysaccharide biosynthesis protein, translated as MIILNLLAKVSKNKYIRRSVLIILDIIIINFAFFLSLLLTNHDLIQSFKADIISFSTIAGIIIYFISGQYKPITKYTVNSSIYKILIRNITLVFLIFIKVKLLSNSSLNNNFYITLLALLTIFIIVSRVFLTDLILFTIKFESQKRNKYESIVIYGAGSAGIELFASLKYSKSKKVIFFVDDNKNLHNRKIGETSIFEPSILKKYKNKIDFIYLAIPSISWERKTEIIKKVKNHGIKLQIVPSLEDITSGKSNIDLLKPLNITDLLGRNPVVPNKKLLKESIENKNICVTGAGGSIGAEICKSALEYNPSSIILIDNSEWNLYRINEELKSIDSNSEIKPYLANLCDLNSVKNVFDNNKVDCIFHAAAYKHVPLVEKNPINGLKNNLLSTKNICEVSFLKKIQKVVLVSSDKAVRPTNIMGASKRLCELIFLDYQAKTIHQNPSEFSIVRFGNVLGSSGSVVPLFKKQISKGGPITITHPEIIRYFMTIKEAAQLVIQSSSISKGGEVFVLDMGFPVKILDLAKEMIQLSGLEEKTEQTPNGDIEIIYTGLRPGEKLFEEILIKSNSEKTEHPLIYKAYENAEFKFNFSQKFEDLIIHIDNFDETQVFQNLSEFVPEWQLSENIKEFLG; from the coding sequence ATGATAATTCTTAATTTACTGGCGAAAGTCTCTAAAAATAAATACATCAGAAGATCTGTTCTAATAATTTTAGATATAATTATTATAAATTTTGCTTTTTTTTTAAGTTTATTACTTACAAATCATGATTTAATTCAATCTTTTAAAGCTGATATAATATCATTCTCAACAATTGCTGGGATAATAATATATTTCATAAGTGGGCAATATAAACCAATAACAAAGTATACAGTTAACAGCTCTATATATAAAATTTTGATTCGGAATATTACGTTAGTATTTCTTATTTTTATTAAAGTAAAACTATTAAGTAATTCATCATTAAATAATAACTTTTACATAACCTTACTAGCTCTTTTAACCATATTTATCATAGTCTCACGAGTATTTCTGACCGATTTAATATTATTCACGATAAAATTCGAATCTCAAAAAAGGAATAAATATGAATCAATCGTGATTTATGGTGCAGGTTCTGCTGGAATTGAACTGTTCGCATCTCTAAAATATTCAAAAAGTAAGAAAGTAATTTTTTTTGTAGATGACAATAAAAATCTACACAACAGAAAAATTGGAGAAACCTCTATTTTTGAGCCTTCAATACTAAAAAAGTATAAAAACAAAATTGATTTTATATATCTAGCAATACCTTCAATCAGTTGGGAAAGAAAAACCGAAATTATTAAAAAAGTTAAAAATCACGGAATAAAATTACAAATTGTCCCCTCTCTAGAAGACATCACCAGTGGCAAGTCAAATATAGACTTACTTAAACCATTAAACATTACAGACTTATTGGGAAGAAATCCAGTAGTTCCAAATAAAAAATTACTTAAAGAAAGTATCGAAAACAAAAATATATGCGTTACTGGAGCAGGAGGGTCTATTGGAGCTGAGATTTGCAAATCTGCGTTAGAGTACAACCCATCAAGCATTATATTAATTGACAATAGTGAATGGAACCTTTACCGAATCAACGAAGAGCTTAAATCAATAGATAGTAATTCAGAGATCAAGCCCTATTTAGCAAATTTATGTGATCTTAATTCTGTTAAGAATGTATTTGATAATAATAAAGTTGACTGTATTTTTCATGCAGCGGCATATAAACATGTTCCATTAGTAGAAAAAAATCCAATTAATGGTTTAAAAAATAATCTTCTCAGTACAAAAAATATTTGCGAGGTTTCCTTTTTAAAAAAAATACAAAAGGTAGTCTTGGTTTCATCTGATAAAGCAGTCCGCCCAACAAATATAATGGGAGCTTCAAAAAGATTATGCGAACTAATTTTTTTAGATTATCAAGCGAAAACTATCCATCAAAATCCTTCTGAATTCTCTATTGTCAGATTTGGAAATGTTTTGGGTTCATCAGGATCAGTAGTTCCACTTTTTAAAAAACAAATTAGTAAGGGTGGTCCAATAACTATTACTCATCCTGAAATTATTAGATACTTTATGACTATAAAAGAAGCTGCTCAATTGGTAATTCAATCTTCTAGTATTAGCAAAGGAGGTGAAGTATTCGTTCTTGACATGGGATTCCCTGTTAAGATATTGGATTTAGCTAAAGAGATGATCCAATTAAGTGGCTTGGAAGAAAAGACAGAGCAAACACCTAATGGTGATATAGAAATTATTTATACAGGACTTAGACCAGGTGAGAAACTCTTCGAAGAAATTTTAATTAAATCAAATTCAGAGAAAACAGAACATCCTTTAATATACAAAGCATACGAAAATGCTGAGTTTAAATTTAATTTTTCTCAAAAATTTGAAGATTTAATAATTCATATTGATAATTTTGATGAAACACAAGTCTTTCAAAACTTATCAGAGTTTGTTCCTGAATGGCAGCTTTCAGAAAATATAAAAGAGTTCTTAGGGTAA
- the hisH gene encoding imidazole glycerol phosphate synthase subunit HisH, whose translation MNPKVGIIDYNCGNLGSITKAFSFIGCETKILRDNDKNNCSHLVLPGVGSFKKGSDYIFKISKSIEEITLSHFAMERPLLGICLGYQLFSKGGTEGGQSKGFGFLDADCEHLSKIIDPNEIKIPNVGFQKLSYDSSELNLKDNCYYFVHSYALRFKNPPQNVQKIIIGGEELIIGFQHKNLWGFQFHPEKSQLKGLDLLRKFISL comes from the coding sequence ATGAATCCTAAGGTTGGAATAATTGACTATAACTGTGGCAATTTAGGCTCCATAACAAAAGCTTTTTCATTTATTGGCTGCGAAACGAAAATCCTAAGAGATAATGATAAAAATAATTGTTCTCATCTTGTTTTGCCAGGAGTCGGATCATTTAAAAAAGGATCTGACTATATCTTTAAAATATCTAAAAGTATAGAAGAAATAACATTATCTCACTTTGCAATGGAGAGGCCTCTACTGGGTATATGTTTAGGTTACCAACTTTTTTCAAAAGGAGGAACAGAAGGGGGGCAATCAAAAGGATTCGGTTTTTTAGATGCGGATTGCGAACATTTAAGCAAAATAATTGATCCAAATGAAATAAAAATACCAAATGTAGGATTTCAAAAATTATCTTATGATTCTTCAGAACTAAACTTAAAAGATAATTGCTATTATTTTGTTCATAGTTATGCTTTAAGATTTAAAAACCCACCCCAAAATGTTCAAAAGATAATTATTGGGGGAGAAGAATTAATTATAGGTTTTCAACATAAAAACCTCTGGGGCTTTCAGTTTCATCCAGAAAAAAGTCAACTAAAAGGTTTGGATTTACTTAGAAAATTTATTTCTTTATAA
- a CDS encoding HisA/HisF-related TIM barrel protein — protein sequence MIKRTFFTLLYKEGFFFLSRNFRLQKVGDINWMIKTFGFSNIANCSDEILIINLSEKNWEEAYNNKFFNDISLLLSKTFLPITIGGKIRSIENAKELFNFGADKILISRAFFQDQNLLKEIRDLYGVQSIVVQFDINSQNYDIFINSSLEKVSNLKKIVYSLNEKNLMGELIINQIDRDGTGFGHNTEYLNAIPKLNMPLIASGGFGSSIHMAECLKFDSISAVATSNLLNFIGDAFSEARQELRKMNFELTPW from the coding sequence ATGATTAAACGCACTTTTTTCACTTTACTTTATAAAGAAGGCTTTTTCTTTCTTAGTAGGAATTTTAGATTACAAAAAGTAGGAGATATAAATTGGATGATAAAGACTTTTGGTTTTTCTAATATTGCTAATTGCTCTGATGAGATTCTTATAATAAATCTCTCTGAAAAAAATTGGGAAGAGGCATACAATAACAAATTTTTCAATGATATATCTCTACTTTTATCAAAAACGTTCTTACCAATTACTATTGGGGGGAAAATAAGAAGTATAGAGAATGCAAAAGAACTCTTCAATTTTGGCGCCGATAAAATACTAATATCAAGAGCTTTTTTTCAAGATCAAAATTTATTAAAAGAAATACGAGATTTATATGGAGTTCAGTCAATTGTGGTTCAGTTTGACATAAATTCCCAAAATTATGATATTTTCATTAATTCTTCTTTAGAAAAAGTTTCTAATTTGAAGAAAATAGTTTATTCATTAAATGAAAAGAATCTTATGGGTGAACTAATCATTAATCAAATTGACAGAGACGGTACAGGTTTTGGACATAATACAGAATATTTAAATGCAATTCCAAAATTGAATATGCCATTAATTGCTAGTGGAGGATTTGGTTCTTCCATACATATGGCCGAATGTCTCAAATTTGATTCAATTAGCGCAGTAGCGACATCTAACCTCTTAAATTTTATTGGAGATGCTTTTTCAGAAGCTCGTCAAGAGCTAAGGAAAATGAATTTTGAATTAACGCCTTGGTAG